A single window of Actinomycetota bacterium DNA harbors:
- a CDS encoding peroxiredoxin → MSGKAVISLTTGLEDPERVTIAFLVAVGAAENGRETLMFLTKEAVRLALDGVGVGVACDGCPALPDLMKRYEAAGGRYFICPICFNAKNLDEKQLIAGAEIQGTVPMWKWIGEEPATTFSY, encoded by the coding sequence ATGTCAGGCAAGGCAGTGATCAGTCTCACGACCGGGCTCGAGGACCCAGAGAGGGTCACCATCGCATTCCTCGTCGCGGTCGGCGCGGCGGAGAACGGACGCGAGACACTCATGTTCTTGACCAAGGAAGCGGTCAGGCTCGCGCTCGACGGCGTCGGTGTCGGCGTCGCGTGCGACGGCTGCCCGGCGTTGCCCGATCTGATGAAGCGGTACGAAGCCGCCGGCGGCCGCTACTTCATCTGCCCGATCTGCTTCAACGCCAAGAACCTCGACGAGAAGCAACTCATCGCCGGCGCCGAGATCCAAGGCACCGTCCCGATGTGGAAGTGGATCGGCGAGGAGCCGGCGACCACGTTCAGCTACTGA